A region of Deltaproteobacteria bacterium DNA encodes the following proteins:
- a CDS encoding FAD-linked oxidase C-terminal domain-containing protein, whose amino-acid sequence MSESGRNTAEINPSEWETLKQKLSGELHYDHAMRTLYATDASSYRMPPMAVAMPGTADDVKHLIDFAIKKDIPITPRAAGTSLSGQPIGRGIVVDVGRHMNKVLEINKEESWVRIEPGVIRNELNEYLEPYGLFFGPETSTQNRAMVGGMVGNNSCGANSVVYRDSRTHLLQVKGFLADGSPVTFRELTNEQFEAKCNGDETLLETKIYRQIKEMLSDRENINEINTNFPRDCIFRRNTGYALDIMAKMEPFNKGGAPFNFCKLIAGSAGTLIFITELKLNLVPHPPESRNLACINFKTLDNALRANITVSKHDIMACELIDDYTINCAKANPVLREELFFIKDNPGAVLIIEVARETEAEARADIEKIIEDVKKTGYGYHFPIVSCEMVDHVWHLRNAALGVASNVEGDEKPSTNIDDCAVAIEDLPDFIKDVDELLKKNNLHVMYYAHASAGELHITPYFNTKTKEGVQLFRDITKDTARLVKKYKGFLSGEHGTGWLRGEFIEFMLGSRIYGLMKDIKHTWDPQNIFNPTKVVDAPRNNINLRYDADRKSAQLETVFDFGREGFIGHAERCNGTAECRKTEHAGGTMCPSYMATRDEMHVTRARANILREIFTRSSDKNPFESEEIHEVLDLCLSCKGCKSECPSDVDMAKLKGEFLQHYYDRRGVPMRSRMIANFNTFAKVSSIFPQAYNFIFTNPVTAPVVKKLTGFAVERSVPPLSLQTVRDWYKKNKRSLQSGGNGKVYVFCDEFTNYLDAEIGVTMIKLLDRLGYYPEVIEHEESGRAHISKGLIRDAKVIANRNIRIFKDLITEETPLVGIEPSAVLSFRDEYVDLADKEVKADAVRIAPYTYLFDEFISREMGKGNITPDSFCRSEKQIKFHGHCQQKSLSTLDHSKKMLSLPENYSVDIIPSGCCGMAGSFGYESEHFDVSMKVGELVLLPTVRKQPEDVLLVAPGTSCRHQIRDGAERRAYHPAEVLWDALSNK is encoded by the coding sequence ATGAGTGAGTCCGGGAGAAATACCGCAGAGATTAACCCATCCGAATGGGAAACTCTGAAACAAAAACTCTCAGGAGAGCTCCACTACGACCATGCAATGAGGACCCTATACGCAACCGACGCGTCCTCTTACAGAATGCCCCCCATGGCGGTTGCTATGCCGGGAACCGCTGACGATGTTAAACACCTGATTGATTTCGCCATAAAAAAAGACATCCCCATCACTCCCAGAGCCGCGGGCACGTCCCTTTCGGGACAGCCTATCGGGAGGGGTATAGTGGTGGATGTGGGCAGACATATGAATAAGGTGCTCGAGATAAATAAGGAAGAAAGCTGGGTAAGAATCGAGCCCGGCGTCATACGTAATGAATTAAACGAGTACCTTGAGCCATACGGACTGTTTTTCGGACCTGAGACCTCGACCCAGAACCGCGCCATGGTAGGCGGGATGGTAGGCAACAATTCCTGCGGGGCCAACTCGGTCGTATATAGAGACAGCCGGACGCACCTCCTGCAGGTAAAGGGGTTTCTGGCGGACGGCTCTCCGGTCACGTTCCGAGAACTCACGAACGAGCAATTTGAAGCCAAATGTAACGGCGATGAGACTTTGTTAGAAACAAAAATCTACCGGCAGATTAAGGAGATGCTATCGGACAGGGAAAACATCAATGAAATAAATACCAATTTCCCGAGAGACTGCATTTTCAGAAGAAACACAGGCTACGCGCTCGATATAATGGCTAAAATGGAGCCTTTTAACAAGGGCGGCGCGCCTTTTAATTTCTGCAAGCTGATTGCTGGTTCGGCGGGCACGCTTATATTCATTACCGAGCTCAAGTTAAACCTTGTCCCCCACCCTCCGGAGTCGAGAAATCTCGCCTGTATTAATTTCAAGACCCTGGACAACGCGCTCAGGGCTAACATCACTGTCTCAAAACACGATATTATGGCGTGTGAGCTTATTGACGACTACACGATTAACTGCGCGAAAGCGAACCCCGTTTTGAGAGAGGAGCTCTTTTTCATAAAGGACAATCCCGGCGCGGTCTTGATCATCGAAGTTGCGAGGGAGACCGAGGCCGAGGCAAGGGCCGACATCGAGAAGATTATAGAGGATGTGAAAAAGACGGGATACGGATATCATTTCCCCATTGTTTCATGTGAAATGGTGGACCATGTATGGCACTTGAGGAATGCCGCTCTCGGAGTCGCGTCTAACGTGGAAGGCGATGAAAAACCCTCCACAAATATCGACGACTGCGCAGTCGCGATCGAAGACCTCCCGGATTTCATTAAAGATGTTGACGAGCTACTCAAAAAAAATAATCTCCACGTAATGTACTACGCTCACGCAAGCGCGGGAGAGCTTCATATAACCCCGTATTTTAATACTAAAACAAAAGAAGGGGTTCAACTTTTTAGAGACATCACAAAAGATACCGCCAGGCTCGTGAAAAAGTACAAAGGCTTTCTCTCCGGGGAGCACGGCACGGGCTGGCTCAGGGGTGAGTTTATAGAATTTATGCTCGGGAGCAGGATTTACGGACTTATGAAAGACATCAAGCATACCTGGGACCCTCAAAACATATTCAATCCGACAAAGGTGGTGGATGCACCAAGAAATAACATCAACCTCAGGTACGACGCGGACAGGAAATCTGCTCAACTCGAAACCGTCTTTGACTTCGGTAGAGAGGGGTTTATAGGACACGCGGAAAGGTGTAACGGAACCGCCGAGTGCCGAAAAACGGAGCATGCCGGCGGCACGATGTGCCCTTCCTACATGGCGACCAGGGATGAAATGCACGTTACGAGGGCTAGGGCGAATATCCTCCGGGAGATATTCACCCGCTCAAGCGATAAGAATCCGTTTGAAAGCGAAGAAATACACGAGGTGCTCGATCTCTGTCTCTCGTGCAAGGGATGCAAGTCCGAATGCCCATCGGATGTGGATATGGCGAAACTGAAGGGGGAATTCCTCCAGCATTATTACGACAGGCGCGGGGTGCCGATGAGGTCCCGGATGATAGCGAATTTCAATACGTTCGCGAAAGTCTCATCCATTTTCCCCCAGGCTTATAATTTTATATTCACGAATCCCGTAACCGCTCCCGTGGTTAAAAAATTAACAGGGTTCGCGGTCGAGCGTTCCGTCCCACCTCTTTCTCTCCAGACGGTCAGGGACTGGTACAAAAAGAATAAGAGATCTCTCCAGTCAGGCGGGAACGGAAAAGTCTATGTATTCTGCGACGAATTTACTAATTACCTGGACGCGGAAATCGGCGTCACCATGATAAAGCTGCTCGACAGGCTCGGCTATTATCCCGAAGTGATAGAACACGAGGAGAGCGGGAGAGCCCATATTTCAAAGGGATTGATCCGTGACGCCAAAGTTATCGCGAACAGGAACATCAGGATATTCAAGGATTTGATCACCGAAGAAACCCCCCTTGTCGGCATAGAGCCCTCGGCCGTGCTGAGCTTCAGGGACGAGTACGTGGACCTCGCCGATAAGGAGGTTAAAGCGGACGCCGTCAGGATAGCCCCCTACACGTATCTATTCGACGAGTTTATTTCGAGAGAGATGGGCAAGGGCAACATAACGCCCGACAGCTTTTGCCGGAGCGAGAAACAAATCAAGTTCCACGGCCACTGTCAGCAGAAATCCCTCTCGACCCTGGACCACTCGAAGAAGATGCTTTCCCTGCCCGAGAACTACAGCGTCGATATTATCCCGTCCGGCTGCTGCGGAATGGCGGGCTCTTTCGGCTACGAGAGCGAGCATTTCGATGTATCCATGAAGGTAGGCGAGCTGGTGCTGCTGCCCACTGTGAGAAAACAGCCTGAGGATGTGCTGTTAGTGGCGCCGGGCACAAGCTGCCGCCACCAGATTAGAGACGGCGCAGAGAGACGGGCATACCATCCGGCAGAGGTGCTTTGGGACGCTCTGAGTAATAAGTGA
- a CDS encoding ribbon-helix-helix domain-containing protein, with translation MHRGSLYIPTLLYEKLRLYSFVSRKSQSKIIEEAISDYLDKNMVGKEYDNVLMYRQDV, from the coding sequence ATGCATAGAGGGTCTTTATACATACCAACCCTCCTCTATGAAAAATTGAGACTCTATTCATTTGTTTCAAGAAAAAGCCAGTCCAAGATTATTGAAGAGGCAATATCCGACTATCTCGATAAAAATATGGTAGGAAAGGAGTACGACAACGTACTTATGTACAGACAGGACGTATAG
- a CDS encoding Hpt domain-containing protein, whose protein sequence is MSGKWYQKEVVYIDPDFEDLIPSFLESRRNEIGIIRECIVVSNLAEAQRLGHGMKGAGAGYGFPEISAIGAKIEEAAKSRDTAGMEEALDMLDEYLSVVEIRPGESD, encoded by the coding sequence ATGTCGGGCAAATGGTATCAGAAAGAAGTAGTGTACATAGACCCGGATTTTGAAGATCTGATTCCTTCTTTCCTCGAAAGCAGACGGAATGAAATAGGAATCATCAGGGAATGCATTGTCGTTTCAAATCTGGCGGAGGCACAGAGACTCGGCCACGGAATGAAGGGCGCAGGCGCAGGGTACGGATTCCCTGAAATAAGCGCTATTGGAGCCAAGATAGAGGAAGCCGCAAAAAGCAGGGATACGGCAGGCATGGAGGAAGCTCTCGATATGCTTGACGAATACCTTTCAGTGGTCGAAATACGCCCCGGCGAATCCGATTGA
- a CDS encoding DUF4301 family protein: MSDKPAQLEEYVLRELESRGINPDTVISQLEMFRKGLPPVELARPCTLGDGIVSIEGEEERYARLFEEASGDKKIVKFVPASGAASRMFKELLAVLNRAESLDRRALGEAADRGDEEAEKVLTFINNLDKFAFFDDLRGSLENSGYDSEAVLADDGCVPEILEHLLLEKGLNYSNLPKGIIKFHSYPGARRTAFEEHLVEALNYTRDEGGRARAHFTVSPEHMENVKDHIRDVKGNYEDNGATLEINFSVQKLSTDTIAVDMDNRPILDEEGKPVFRPGGHGALIENLNDLDCDIVFIKNIDNVVPDRIKGQTYLYKKALGGYLIELERRVFSVLRLLDRGAPEDDVTKQLRNLKDMGIDVTIPKNLDGSTREEKTKFIRSGLMRPIRVCGVVKNAGEPGGGPFYVRGSGGSLSMQIVESAQVDMNSPGQKAVWESSTHFNPVDIVCGLRDYKGRAYNLTEYIDRDAGFITIKSRDGREFKALELPGLWNGSMAYWNSVFVEVPLITFNPVKTVFDLLRPEHQPG; this comes from the coding sequence TTGAGTGATAAACCGGCGCAGCTCGAAGAGTATGTGCTTAGAGAACTGGAATCGAGAGGGATTAATCCCGATACCGTAATTTCCCAGCTGGAGATGTTCAGAAAGGGGCTTCCCCCTGTAGAGCTTGCGCGCCCGTGTACGCTCGGCGACGGCATTGTCTCTATAGAAGGTGAGGAAGAGCGGTATGCCCGGCTTTTCGAGGAAGCGTCGGGAGATAAGAAGATAGTGAAGTTCGTACCTGCGTCCGGGGCTGCCAGCAGAATGTTCAAGGAGCTTCTCGCGGTGCTGAACAGGGCTGAAAGCTTGGACAGGCGGGCCCTCGGAGAGGCTGCCGATAGGGGTGATGAGGAAGCCGAAAAGGTTCTCACCTTTATAAATAATCTCGATAAATTCGCATTTTTCGACGACCTTCGCGGCTCGCTTGAAAATTCCGGCTACGATTCGGAGGCTGTTTTAGCGGACGACGGTTGCGTTCCGGAGATTCTCGAGCACCTGCTCCTTGAAAAGGGGCTTAATTACTCGAACCTTCCCAAGGGGATAATAAAATTCCACAGCTATCCCGGCGCCCGGAGGACGGCGTTTGAGGAACATCTTGTAGAGGCGCTTAACTATACGCGGGACGAGGGAGGCAGGGCGCGCGCGCATTTCACTGTCTCTCCGGAGCATATGGAGAACGTAAAGGATCATATCCGGGACGTAAAGGGAAACTACGAAGATAACGGGGCGACTCTAGAAATTAATTTCTCCGTTCAGAAGCTTTCTACTGATACAATCGCGGTGGATATGGATAATAGACCGATTCTGGACGAGGAGGGAAAGCCCGTTTTCAGACCGGGCGGCCACGGGGCGCTGATAGAGAACCTGAACGACCTTGACTGCGACATAGTGTTTATAAAGAACATCGACAACGTAGTGCCTGACAGGATAAAAGGGCAGACATACCTTTATAAAAAAGCTCTGGGCGGTTATTTGATAGAGCTTGAGCGGCGGGTATTTTCGGTTCTACGCCTGCTGGATAGAGGCGCGCCCGAGGATGACGTAACAAAACAGTTGAGGAATCTCAAGGACATGGGCATCGATGTTACTATTCCCAAAAACCTCGACGGCTCGACACGGGAGGAGAAAACAAAGTTTATCCGCTCCGGGCTTATGAGACCCATAAGGGTATGCGGAGTTGTAAAGAACGCGGGGGAGCCCGGAGGAGGGCCTTTCTACGTGAGAGGGAGCGGCGGCTCGTTGAGCATGCAGATTGTGGAATCGGCACAGGTCGATATGAATTCCCCCGGGCAAAAGGCGGTATGGGAATCCTCCACCCATTTCAATCCCGTTGACATCGTGTGCGGACTCAGGGATTACAAGGGCAGGGCCTACAATCTTACAGAGTATATAGACCGTGACGCCGGATTTATAACGATAAAATCAAGGGACGGAAGGGAGTTTAAGGCCCTTGAGCTACCCGGCTTATGGAACGGATCCATGGCTTACTGGAATTCTGTCTTTGTAGAGGTTCCTCTTATAACTTTTAATCCTGTAAAAACGGTATTCGATCTGCTGCGGCCCGAGCATCAGCCCGGTTAG
- a CDS encoding isoprenylcysteine carboxylmethyltransferase family protein: protein MTTADNDNPGVIAMPPLIFIIFLAIGILINLLVPLSFIHGSARFISGIIILLVSGIIVLSAQRRMKRSGTNIDVRKPSTAVVTGGIYSYTRNPMYMSMVILLIALAFLLNNLWVLIVIPFFMAVIRKGVIMREEAYLERKFGSEYTEYKKRVRRWI, encoded by the coding sequence ATGACAACAGCGGACAATGACAACCCCGGCGTCATAGCGATGCCGCCACTGATATTCATCATATTCCTCGCCATCGGCATACTGATAAATCTGCTCGTGCCGCTCAGCTTCATACATGGGTCCGCCAGATTCATATCGGGGATTATCATACTGTTAGTGTCGGGGATAATCGTGCTGTCGGCTCAACGCAGGATGAAAAGGTCCGGCACTAATATAGACGTCCGAAAACCCTCGACAGCCGTAGTTACAGGCGGAATCTACTCCTATACCAGAAACCCGATGTATATGTCGATGGTCATATTGTTAATAGCGCTTGCGTTTCTGTTAAACAACCTCTGGGTCCTGATAGTAATACCCTTTTTTATGGCCGTGATACGGAAGGGTGTCATAATGCGCGAGGAAGCCTATCTGGAGAGGAAATTCGGCTCCGAATATACGGAGTATAAAAAACGCGTACGGAGATGGATTTAA
- a CDS encoding PAS domain S-box protein codes for MKTSSRNLQSEHVSFPWGLLIAVLAVSSLPFALSLLGAGFRFGDMDFSEAFNMAVSVIIAVALFTGILCLVHYAIERNRYTFLLGVSFVGTAIISGFQLFTARVFDNTPYSEFVIFASSSVVDLFPAVIILAGSLMLLGGRPYEDFNRRTGLFLILSSVIIGASIALIYLVAKPGAVSGALGPRSMSSNVWALIPLVFVLAAGLAAEICGRKKRTFFSYILLLTLIPLLASELYIILVSSNLSGEYFLYSDFLRVFACFVPFLGLVADYGRNYREKSLTERALIESEANLEHEKELNKTAMAELEERIREYKASEEFHQTVSESSPNGIYIISGGKFEFVNSRFASITGYDRDDLIGSGIDEIVLPQDLEARETGARDMMDGLGIAPYQYRIVNKNGETVWISETVTKINYSGGGAVLGSVSDITETKHVEDMLRTLSNTSPLGIYIVQDGEIQYVNKQYCEHTGYGEKELLGTVAERIILHVDREPTKKNLRQMIDSETGAPYEYRILSKSGEVKWFMETARKIKYRDRSAILGSVADITDRRRVETMLRTLSTSSPIGIYIIQDGEFKFVNPQLEKQAGYKEEELLGKKSLWFVYGDDRESVRGKAIRMLKGDIQAPYEYRMVKRDGSIVWSMEVVKSIQYMGREAVLGTVMDISERKQAEELFETLSKRSPIGVFIIQDSKFQYVNPQFEEFMGHSRDELIGTNPWKLIHKQDREEVREKSREMLDGKRHAPYEYRIVNKQGEMRWVMETTTSIQYRGRHAVLGSFMDISERKKTEVELKEAKEAAEAASQAKTEFLANVSHEIRTPLNAIMGMTELALDTEITDEQEETLSVIQSSSESLLGLINDILDFSRIGVGQMEIEESFFSVRELVEAVAETHSVRAFEKGIELVSYVEHDVPDRLKGDMKRIRQVFDNLVVNAVKFTDSGEVFIKVENTGQVDGNRFDIHFTVADTGIGISGEHGVKIFEKFSQVDSSTTRTFGGAGLGLSISKSLVELMNGKIWFESELGKGTKFHFSLPLKVDWEREGGVSRMKPDFPGAAVLVVDDNKTSRFMLNKTLSLWGLEVMEAETGSAALEVLESMDNKLALVVVDNLMPDMSGVEFAGRVRKRLGDEIKMLLLTSRRGNSGSEVRDAGVDESIVKPVKISKLHQAVRRLVNGDMSRSGRKADISGGKFSGSSEAEEKITPRLLVVDDTPDNQNLAKRILEIGGYKVDLASGGRESVAAVRENEYDLILMDVQMPEMDGFEATRSIRSWERCEAKERTPIIAVTAHAIAGYREKCLENDMDDYITKPLKKRALLDIVSKWLNDSIYVNGSFGQDPGS; via the coding sequence ATGAAGACTTCGAGCCGTAACTTACAATCGGAGCATGTATCCTTTCCCTGGGGGCTTCTTATAGCGGTTCTTGCGGTTAGCTCGCTTCCGTTCGCCCTGTCGCTTCTCGGCGCAGGCTTCAGGTTCGGAGATATGGATTTTTCGGAAGCGTTTAATATGGCCGTGAGTGTTATAATTGCCGTCGCGCTGTTTACGGGAATACTCTGCCTCGTACATTATGCGATAGAGAGGAACAGATACACATTTCTTTTGGGCGTCTCGTTTGTGGGAACGGCCATAATCAGCGGGTTTCAGCTTTTCACCGCCCGCGTATTCGATAATACACCGTACAGTGAGTTTGTCATTTTTGCCTCATCTTCAGTGGTAGACCTGTTTCCGGCGGTGATTATCCTGGCAGGTTCGCTGATGCTCCTCGGCGGGCGTCCTTATGAGGATTTCAACCGACGGACCGGGCTGTTCCTTATATTGAGTTCGGTGATCATAGGGGCTTCTATCGCATTAATATATTTAGTGGCAAAACCGGGCGCAGTTTCAGGCGCGCTTGGTCCGCGTTCCATGTCGTCGAATGTCTGGGCGCTCATCCCCCTTGTATTCGTTCTTGCCGCCGGCTTGGCGGCCGAAATTTGCGGAAGGAAAAAAAGGACGTTCTTCTCCTACATACTCCTTCTGACGCTCATACCGCTTCTGGCCTCTGAGCTATATATCATTCTCGTTTCATCAAACCTTTCCGGCGAATACTTCCTGTATTCGGATTTCCTTAGAGTTTTCGCGTGCTTTGTCCCGTTTCTCGGACTTGTGGCGGATTACGGGAGGAATTACCGGGAGAAATCCTTGACGGAGAGGGCATTAATAGAGTCCGAAGCAAATCTCGAACATGAGAAAGAACTTAACAAAACCGCTATGGCGGAGCTCGAAGAGAGAATCAGAGAATATAAAGCGTCTGAGGAATTCCATCAAACTGTATCGGAGAGCTCACCAAACGGTATATATATAATCTCGGGCGGCAAGTTCGAATTCGTGAATTCCAGGTTCGCATCTATTACGGGTTATGACAGGGACGACCTTATCGGAAGCGGTATCGATGAAATAGTATTACCGCAGGATCTGGAGGCGCGCGAAACTGGCGCTCGGGATATGATGGACGGTCTGGGCATTGCCCCCTATCAGTACAGAATCGTAAACAAAAACGGTGAGACTGTATGGATATCGGAGACGGTTACGAAAATCAATTACAGCGGCGGCGGGGCTGTTTTGGGAAGCGTGTCCGATATTACCGAGACGAAGCATGTCGAGGATATGCTGAGAACGCTATCCAATACTTCACCACTGGGTATATATATTGTCCAGGACGGAGAAATACAATACGTCAATAAGCAATACTGCGAACACACGGGCTATGGGGAAAAGGAGCTTCTGGGTACAGTTGCCGAGAGAATTATTCTTCACGTGGACCGTGAGCCCACTAAAAAAAACCTGAGGCAGATGATCGACAGCGAGACCGGCGCGCCCTATGAATACAGGATCCTCAGCAAGAGCGGAGAAGTTAAATGGTTCATGGAGACCGCAAGAAAGATTAAATACAGGGATAGGAGCGCGATACTGGGGAGCGTTGCCGACATAACGGACAGGAGAAGGGTAGAGACAATGCTGAGAACCCTTTCCACGAGCTCCCCGATCGGGATATACATTATCCAGGACGGCGAGTTTAAATTTGTTAACCCGCAGCTGGAGAAACAAGCCGGTTATAAAGAGGAAGAGCTTCTAGGGAAGAAATCACTGTGGTTCGTTTACGGGGACGACAGAGAGTCGGTCAGAGGGAAGGCCATCAGGATGCTCAAGGGGGATATTCAGGCCCCGTATGAGTACAGGATGGTCAAGAGGGACGGAAGTATTGTATGGTCAATGGAGGTGGTGAAGTCGATTCAGTACATGGGCAGAGAGGCTGTGCTCGGAACAGTGATGGATATATCCGAGCGAAAACAGGCGGAAGAGCTGTTCGAAACCCTTTCAAAGCGTTCCCCGATCGGGGTTTTCATAATACAGGATTCCAAGTTTCAGTACGTGAACCCTCAGTTCGAGGAGTTTATGGGACACTCGCGCGACGAGCTTATCGGGACAAATCCTTGGAAACTGATTCACAAGCAGGACCGCGAGGAGGTCAGGGAAAAAAGCAGGGAGATGCTGGATGGAAAAAGGCATGCGCCCTACGAGTACAGAATCGTCAATAAGCAGGGCGAGATGAGATGGGTAATGGAGACCACGACCTCTATACAGTACCGCGGCAGACATGCGGTACTGGGAAGCTTCATGGACATTTCAGAGCGCAAGAAGACGGAAGTCGAGCTAAAAGAGGCAAAGGAAGCGGCAGAGGCGGCAAGCCAGGCTAAAACCGAGTTCCTAGCGAACGTGAGCCACGAGATACGAACGCCGCTCAACGCCATAATGGGTATGACGGAGCTTGCGCTCGACACTGAGATAACCGACGAGCAGGAAGAGACACTCAGTGTAATACAGTCTTCCTCCGAATCTCTTCTGGGTCTCATAAACGATATCCTTGATTTTTCACGTATAGGAGTCGGGCAGATGGAGATAGAAGAGTCTTTTTTCAGCGTCAGGGAGCTTGTGGAAGCAGTTGCGGAAACACACTCGGTAAGGGCTTTTGAGAAGGGCATTGAGCTCGTTTCCTATGTGGAGCATGATGTTCCGGACAGGCTCAAGGGGGACATGAAGCGTATACGACAGGTTTTTGACAACCTCGTTGTGAATGCGGTTAAATTCACGGACAGTGGGGAGGTGTTCATAAAGGTTGAGAACACGGGACAGGTGGATGGAAACCGGTTCGACATTCACTTTACGGTCGCCGACACCGGCATAGGAATTTCAGGCGAGCACGGGGTGAAAATATTCGAAAAATTCTCACAGGTTGACAGCTCTACCACAAGGACCTTCGGCGGGGCCGGGCTCGGACTAAGCATCTCAAAATCGCTGGTCGAGCTTATGAACGGGAAAATCTGGTTCGAGAGCGAACTCGGAAAAGGCACGAAATTTCATTTCAGCCTGCCGCTCAAAGTTGATTGGGAAAGAGAGGGCGGGGTCAGTAGAATGAAGCCGGATTTTCCCGGCGCAGCCGTTTTGGTGGTGGATGATAATAAGACAAGCAGATTCATGCTTAACAAGACTCTTTCTCTCTGGGGTTTGGAGGTAATGGAGGCGGAGACGGGAAGCGCCGCTTTGGAAGTTCTGGAGAGTATGGATAATAAGCTGGCCCTGGTGGTAGTGGATAATCTTATGCCCGACATGAGCGGGGTCGAGTTTGCCGGGCGGGTTAGAAAAAGGCTGGGAGATGAAATAAAAATGCTCCTTCTTACTTCACGGCGAGGCAATAGCGGCTCCGAGGTTAGAGACGCGGGAGTGGATGAATCTATAGTCAAGCCTGTAAAGATTTCAAAGCTGCACCAGGCGGTAAGAAGACTCGTTAACGGAGATATGAGCCGGAGCGGAAGAAAGGCTGATATCTCCGGCGGGAAGTTTTCAGGGTCGTCCGAGGCAGAAGAAAAAATTACTCCCCGGCTCCTAGTTGTGGATGATACGCCGGATAATCAGAACCTGGCAAAGCGGATACTCGAGATCGGCGGTTACAAAGTTGACCTCGCGTCGGGCGGGCGCGAGAGCGTGGCCGCCGTGCGGGAAAACGAATACGACCTTATTTTGATGGACGTGCAGATGCCCGAAATGGACGGCTTCGAAGCTACAAGGAGTATAAGGAGCTGGGAGCGCTGTGAAGCAAAGGAGAGGACTCCTATAATCGCTGTCACCGCGCACGCTATCGCGGGCTACAGGGAAAAGTGTCTGGAAAACGATATGGACGATTATATAACGAAGCCGCTCAAGAAGCGGGCCCTCCTCGACATCGTGAGCAAATGGCTCAACGACAGCATCTACGTAAACGGGTCCTTCGGTCAGGACCCCGGTTCCTGA
- a CDS encoding group 1 truncated hemoglobin produces the protein MFNNIKSLSIPLVFFLFVSFSLSGVLAQEQKEESLYKRLGGYDAIAAVTAQLFARMIENEQLGKYFIGLNTESKQKAQQLTVDFICKATGGPCLYLGENMKVAHTGLGITDSDWDVSVEILVGILDEFKVPEKEKGELLSMLSGLKGQIVEN, from the coding sequence GTGTTTAACAATATCAAAAGTCTCAGCATCCCGTTAGTTTTCTTCCTCTTTGTATCTTTTAGCTTGTCAGGCGTCCTGGCACAGGAGCAAAAGGAAGAATCTTTATACAAACGTCTAGGCGGTTATGATGCCATAGCGGCGGTGACCGCCCAGCTTTTTGCCCGCATGATCGAAAACGAGCAGCTTGGAAAATATTTTATTGGGCTGAATACAGAATCGAAGCAAAAGGCACAACAATTAACTGTGGATTTTATTTGTAAAGCAACCGGCGGGCCTTGCTTATACCTTGGTGAAAATATGAAGGTTGCTCATACGGGATTGGGCATAACAGATAGTGATTGGGATGTCTCTGTAGAGATTCTAGTGGGAATTCTAGATGAATTTAAAGTGCCTGAAAAGGAAAAGGGGGAACTACTCAGCATGCTCTCGGGGCTGAAAGGACAAATTGTTGAAAACTAG
- a CDS encoding type II toxin-antitoxin system HicA family toxin — protein MTVREVIKFLVENNGWYLVRICGSHRQFKLRSKKSRLTINCKMDKDLPEGALFYSLKHCLESQQIINKEHYEITIEQSGNCFSAYCPDLPGCVAVGDTLEETKELMLDSVRLHLEGLRQDGVLVAEPGNTSAFFEIRQAS, from the coding sequence ATGACAGTTAGAGAGGTGATCAAGTTTTTAGTAGAGAACAACGGATGGTATCTCGTGAGGATTTGCGGGAGCCACCGCCAGTTTAAGCTGAGGAGCAAAAAATCGAGGCTCACCATCAACTGTAAAATGGACAAGGACCTTCCCGAAGGAGCGCTTTTTTACTCACTTAAACACTGCCTCGAATCACAGCAGATAATAAACAAGGAGCATTACGAAATAACAATAGAACAGTCCGGGAACTGTTTTTCGGCTTACTGTCCCGACCTTCCGGGCTGTGTCGCCGTGGGAGATACACTGGAGGAAACAAAAGAGCTTATGCTCGACTCCGTCCGTCTGCATCTCGAGGGATTGAGACAGGACGGGGTGCTGGTTGCTGAACCCGGCAATACTTCGGCATTTTTCGAGATCAGGCAAGCCTCCTGA